A stretch of Acidimicrobiales bacterium DNA encodes these proteins:
- a CDS encoding helix-turn-helix domain-containing protein yields the protein MSPATSVSARRAAAMPAEQRRAAIVEAVRPLLIEHGERVTTRQIAEAAGIAEGTIFRVFADKDELLAAALDAAVDPAVLEAALAAIDADAPFEQRIIEATAAVQRRVADVWLLVSNLPPRFHDRLPGPFGPADSLTSLFVGEEDRLSVEPAAAARMLRALTLSLSHPMLAQDPTSAEEIAHVLLHGIEKTP from the coding sequence ATGTCGCCCGCCACCTCTGTATCCGCACGGCGGGCCGCGGCCATGCCGGCGGAGCAACGACGAGCCGCGATCGTGGAGGCGGTTCGGCCCCTGCTGATCGAGCACGGCGAACGAGTCACCACCCGCCAGATCGCCGAAGCGGCGGGCATCGCCGAGGGCACGATCTTCCGGGTGTTCGCGGACAAGGACGAACTGCTCGCCGCCGCCCTCGACGCGGCCGTCGATCCCGCCGTGCTGGAAGCCGCCCTCGCCGCGATCGACGCCGACGCGCCGTTCGAGCAGCGGATCATCGAGGCCACGGCCGCCGTGCAACGCCGCGTCGCCGACGTCTGGCTCCTCGTCTCGAACCTTCCGCCCCGATTCCATGATCGCCTTCCCGGTCCGTTCGGTCCCGCCGACTCGCTCACGTCCCTCTTCGTCGGGGAGGAGGATCGGCTGTCGGTCGAGCCCGCCGCCGCGGCCCGCATGCTGCGGGCGCTGACGCTGTCGCTCAGCCATCCGATGCTCGCCCAGGATCCGACCTCGGCCGAGGAGATCGCCCACGTCCTGCTGCACGGGATCGAGAAGACCCCGTGA
- a CDS encoding ABC transporter ATP-binding protein has translation MSLRRLLVRNLAPYRKILGLVVVLQTIQTFASLTLPSLNSDLINNGVLTGDNGYIRRTGVVMMGFTALQIVFAVVAIFFGARVAMRFGRDLRRDLFGRVNAFSTREVGTFGAPSLITRITNDVQQVQMLVVLTTTLMITAPLTMVIGIVLATREDVGLSWVLVVSMPAVAVVLGSIVSRMVPAFDLMQVRIDRVNGVLREQITGVRVVRAFVREPEEAERFAGANADLTATSLRAGRLMAAMFPTIMFTINAASVGVLWIGADRVGAGETQIGSVVAYLSYLVQILMAVAMSTFVLSQVPRASVAAGRIMEVLETDTTVTPPSDPVTALRERATLEFRDVGFHYAGAARPVLHDLGFRVGPGETTGIIGSTGAGKTTLMNLIPRLFDATSGSVLVGGVDVRELDPGLLARTVAYAPQRPYLFSGTVASNLRFGRPDATDEELWAALEVAQAADFVQAMPDGIDSSISQGGTNVSGGQRQRLTIARALVVDPQIYVFDDSFSALDVATAARLNAALRPHTADAAVVVVAQRVSTIVDADQILVLEDGALVGRGTHDELVADCPTYAEIVESQLGEGAAA, from the coding sequence GTGAGCCTGCGCCGGCTGCTCGTCCGCAACCTCGCGCCGTACCGGAAGATTCTCGGGCTCGTCGTCGTGCTCCAGACGATCCAGACGTTCGCCAGCCTCACCCTGCCGAGCCTCAACTCCGACCTGATCAACAACGGCGTGCTCACCGGCGACAACGGCTACATCCGCCGCACCGGCGTCGTGATGATGGGGTTCACCGCCCTCCAGATCGTGTTCGCCGTCGTCGCGATCTTCTTCGGGGCGAGGGTCGCAATGCGGTTCGGACGCGATCTACGGCGCGACCTGTTCGGGCGGGTCAACGCGTTCTCGACCCGCGAGGTCGGCACGTTCGGCGCGCCCTCGCTCATCACCCGAATCACCAACGACGTCCAGCAGGTGCAGATGCTCGTCGTGCTGACCACGACGCTGATGATCACGGCCCCGCTGACGATGGTGATCGGCATCGTGCTCGCCACCCGTGAGGATGTGGGCCTCTCGTGGGTTCTCGTGGTCTCGATGCCGGCCGTGGCTGTCGTGCTGGGCTCCATCGTCAGTCGGATGGTCCCCGCCTTCGACCTCATGCAGGTCCGAATCGACCGGGTCAACGGCGTCCTGCGCGAGCAGATCACCGGGGTCCGGGTCGTGCGGGCGTTCGTGCGCGAGCCGGAGGAGGCCGAGCGCTTCGCCGGCGCCAACGCGGACCTGACCGCCACGTCGTTGCGGGCCGGGCGCCTCATGGCGGCGATGTTCCCGACCATCATGTTCACCATCAACGCCGCGAGCGTCGGCGTGCTGTGGATCGGTGCCGATCGCGTCGGCGCAGGCGAGACCCAGATCGGCTCGGTCGTCGCCTACCTCAGCTACCTCGTGCAGATCCTCATGGCGGTGGCGATGTCGACCTTCGTCCTCAGCCAGGTGCCCCGGGCGTCGGTTGCTGCCGGCCGCATCATGGAGGTGCTGGAAACCGACACGACGGTGACCCCGCCGAGCGACCCGGTCACCGCACTCCGCGAACGGGCCACGCTCGAGTTCCGCGACGTGGGCTTCCACTACGCAGGCGCCGCTCGGCCGGTGCTCCACGATCTCGGTTTCCGGGTCGGCCCCGGCGAGACCACCGGCATCATCGGCAGCACCGGCGCGGGCAAGACCACGCTGATGAACCTGATTCCTCGGCTCTTCGATGCGACGTCCGGATCCGTGCTCGTCGGGGGTGTCGACGTGCGTGAACTCGACCCGGGCCTCCTGGCCCGCACCGTCGCCTACGCACCCCAGCGGCCCTACCTGTTCTCCGGCACGGTTGCGTCCAACCTCCGGTTCGGTCGCCCCGACGCCACGGACGAGGAACTCTGGGCCGCGCTCGAGGTCGCCCAGGCGGCCGACTTCGTCCAGGCCATGCCCGACGGCATCGACAGCTCGATCAGCCAGGGCGGCACCAACGTGTCCGGCGGACAGCGTCAACGGCTCACCATCGCCCGGGCCCTCGTGGTCGATCCGCAGATCTACGTGTTCGACGATTCGTTCTCGGCCCTCGACGTGGCCACCGCGGCTCGGCTCAACGCCGCGCTCCGTCCCCACACCGCCGACGCCGCGGTGGTCGTCGTCGCCCAACGCGTGTCGACCATCGTCGACGCGGATCAGATCCTCGTGCTGGAAGACGGCGCCCTGGTCGGTCGGGGTACCCACGACGAGCTGGTGGCCGACTGTCCGACCTACGCAGAGATCGTGGAATCGCAGCTCGGCGAGGGGGCCGCGGCATGA
- a CDS encoding ABC transporter ATP-binding protein produces MSDHPAESNGRTSEEDRKIIASAGPAANRGGGRWGAIGVPTEQSGDFKAALRRLGELLGRERIRLWFVLFLTVGSVVLIVVGPRLLGQATDIIVRGVVSGQGIAYGELHDKLLFIVGLYIGSWVLSFAQAYILAGIVQRSMYSLREQVETKLNRLPLSYIDKQARGDLLSRVTNDIDNLAQSLQQTISQILTSALMLIGVAVMMFTISPLMAVIALVTVPVSVWLMKMIGGRARPRFMSQWRHTGEVNSQVEEVFTGHMVVRSFGRQDEVEARFAEENEELYEASFGAQFMSSLIQPAMLFTGNVQYVLIAVVGGLRISSGAITVGDMQALIQYARQFSQPLTQLASMATVFQSGIASLERVLELIDAEEQSAEQEPTAEPPAVRGRIVFDRVDFSYDPTSPLIEDLSVVAEPGQTIAIVGPTGAGKTTFVNLLMRFYDLDAGTISLDGRDIASFPRNELRSRIGMVLQDTWLFGGTIRENLAYGNPMATEEQILEAAKVTYVDRFVHHLPDGYDTLINEEGDNISAGERQLMTIARAFLADPAILILDEATSSVDTRTEVLIQTAMNRLRQDRTSFVIAHRLSTIRGADVILVMEAGRIVEQGSHEQLLEQGGAYFRLYNSQFEGAAVDLA; encoded by the coding sequence ATGAGCGACCACCCCGCCGAGAGCAACGGTCGCACCAGCGAGGAAGACCGCAAGATCATCGCCAGTGCCGGCCCGGCCGCCAATCGTGGCGGCGGACGGTGGGGCGCGATCGGCGTGCCGACCGAGCAGAGCGGCGATTTCAAGGCCGCGTTGCGCCGGCTCGGTGAGCTCCTCGGGCGCGAACGCATCCGACTCTGGTTCGTGCTGTTCCTGACGGTCGGGAGTGTCGTCCTCATCGTCGTCGGTCCGCGGCTCCTGGGTCAGGCGACCGACATCATCGTGCGCGGCGTCGTCAGCGGGCAGGGCATCGCCTACGGCGAGCTCCACGACAAGCTCCTCTTCATCGTCGGCCTCTACATCGGCTCGTGGGTCCTGTCGTTCGCGCAGGCCTACATCCTCGCCGGGATCGTCCAGCGCTCGATGTACTCACTACGCGAGCAGGTCGAGACGAAGCTCAACCGACTCCCGCTCAGCTATATCGACAAGCAGGCCCGCGGCGATCTCCTCAGCCGGGTGACCAACGACATTGACAACCTCGCCCAGAGCCTTCAGCAGACAATCAGCCAGATCCTCACCTCCGCGCTCATGCTGATCGGCGTCGCGGTGATGATGTTCACCATCTCGCCGCTGATGGCGGTCATCGCCCTCGTCACCGTGCCGGTCTCGGTGTGGCTCATGAAGATGATCGGCGGGCGCGCCCGACCCCGTTTCATGTCGCAATGGCGACACACCGGCGAAGTCAACTCCCAGGTCGAGGAGGTCTTCACCGGCCACATGGTGGTGCGCAGTTTCGGTCGCCAGGACGAAGTGGAGGCGCGCTTCGCCGAGGAGAACGAGGAGCTCTACGAGGCAAGCTTCGGCGCCCAGTTCATGTCGAGCCTGATCCAGCCGGCGATGCTCTTCACCGGCAACGTCCAGTACGTCCTCATCGCCGTCGTCGGCGGACTCCGCATCTCCAGCGGCGCCATCACGGTGGGCGACATGCAGGCGCTCATCCAGTACGCCCGTCAGTTCTCCCAGCCCCTCACACAACTCGCCTCGATGGCGACGGTCTTCCAGTCCGGCATCGCCTCCCTCGAGCGGGTGCTCGAGCTGATCGACGCCGAGGAGCAGAGCGCGGAGCAGGAGCCGACCGCCGAACCGCCGGCAGTGCGGGGCCGGATCGTCTTCGACCGCGTCGACTTCTCCTACGACCCGACCAGTCCGCTGATCGAGGACCTCTCGGTCGTGGCGGAACCCGGGCAGACGATCGCGATCGTCGGTCCGACCGGCGCGGGCAAGACAACCTTCGTCAATCTGCTGATGCGCTTCTACGACCTCGACGCTGGGACGATCAGCCTCGACGGACGCGACATCGCGAGCTTCCCGCGCAACGAGCTGCGTTCCCGGATCGGCATGGTTCTGCAGGACACCTGGCTGTTCGGTGGCACGATCCGCGAGAACCTCGCCTACGGCAACCCGATGGCCACCGAGGAACAGATCCTCGAAGCTGCGAAGGTCACCTACGTGGACCGTTTCGTCCACCACCTTCCGGACGGCTACGACACCCTCATCAACGAGGAGGGCGACAACATCAGCGCGGGCGAGCGCCAGCTCATGACGATCGCCAGAGCCTTCCTCGCCGATCCCGCCATTCTCATCCTCGACGAGGCGACGAGTTCGGTCGACACCCGCACCGAGGTGCTGATCCAGACCGCCATGAACCGACTTCGCCAGGACCGCACCAGTTTCGTGATCGCCCACCGGCTCTCCACCATCCGTGGCGCCGACGTGATCCTCGTGATGGAAGCCGGCCGTATCGTGGAGCAGGGATCACACGAGCAGCTGCTCGAGCAGGGCGGTGCCTACTTCCGGCTCTACAACTCCCAGTTCGAGGGCGCCGCCGTCGATCTCGCCTGA
- the aceA gene encoding isocitrate lyase ICL2, giving the protein MAFLDSEVEATEAWFASDRFSEITRLFTARQVVEQRGTIEHDYSVARVAAERFHARLRELRSQGKSITTYGPYSPGQAVAMKRSGIEGIYLGGWATSAKGSMSEDPGADLASYPLSAVPDEAAPIVRALLAADKNQRFARSRMTDEERENTPEVDFLPFIIADADTGHGGDAHVRNLVRRFVEVGVPGYHIEDQKPGVKKCGHQGGKVLVPVDEQIKRLNAARFQLDIMGVGGIIVARTDAEAATLLDGSGDERDQAFILGATKLDVPSYKNVFLAIMESLHDAGVTDLNGHLLYNIPDDQKADAMAWLESRGLTADIADAAAAANAGTITAEQALDTVGNAFVDAWQSAAGLMTYGEAVAEAMAFRSEEGAELPMTQEEWAVFSERASWHEAEAKADEMGLEVHWDGRLAKTPEGYYQIRGGIPFAIAKSLAVAPFCDIIWMETKTADLEDARVFAEAIKAVYPDKMMAYNLSPSFNWDTTGMTDEEMRDFPAEIGKLGFVFNFITYGGHQIDGLASEEFSASLQEDGMLALARLQRKFRLVESPYSTPQTLVGGPRLDAALMGSSGRTATTKAMGKGSTQFQHLVQTEVPPRLLEEWLTEWVSVHGIDGPLSVQLRPHTPGSEILELQINGADDETYANVVFSVIHDRRNRPILLVRDQNNYRQEMRRKRLMTLMHLFLIHRYKIAAIHFLSPTADNLKQAEGMRNNGIFGNVTDEVGEVIVAEVSQEDVAPLLAEDHSALAEFIAV; this is encoded by the coding sequence ATGGCATTTCTCGATTCCGAAGTCGAAGCAACCGAGGCGTGGTTTGCGTCCGACCGATTCTCCGAGATCACCCGACTCTTCACCGCCCGTCAGGTCGTGGAGCAGCGAGGCACCATCGAGCACGACTACAGCGTGGCCCGCGTCGCCGCCGAGCGATTCCACGCCCGGCTGCGCGAGCTTCGTTCCCAGGGCAAGAGCATCACCACCTACGGCCCGTACTCGCCCGGTCAGGCCGTCGCCATGAAGCGATCCGGCATCGAGGGCATCTACCTGGGCGGCTGGGCCACGTCGGCCAAGGGTTCGATGTCGGAGGACCCGGGAGCCGACCTCGCCAGCTACCCGCTGAGCGCGGTGCCCGACGAGGCGGCCCCGATCGTGCGGGCCCTGCTCGCAGCGGACAAGAACCAGCGCTTCGCCCGCAGCCGGATGACCGACGAGGAGCGGGAGAACACGCCCGAGGTCGACTTCCTGCCGTTCATCATCGCCGATGCCGACACCGGCCACGGCGGCGACGCCCATGTGCGCAATCTCGTGCGCCGCTTCGTGGAAGTCGGCGTGCCCGGCTACCACATCGAGGATCAGAAGCCCGGCGTGAAGAAGTGCGGTCACCAGGGCGGCAAGGTGCTCGTGCCGGTCGACGAGCAGATCAAGCGCCTCAACGCAGCCCGTTTCCAGCTCGACATCATGGGCGTCGGCGGCATCATCGTCGCCCGCACGGACGCCGAGGCGGCGACCCTGCTCGACGGCTCGGGTGACGAGCGCGACCAGGCCTTCATTCTCGGCGCCACCAAGCTCGATGTGCCGAGCTACAAGAACGTCTTCCTGGCGATCATGGAGAGCCTCCACGACGCCGGCGTCACCGACCTCAACGGCCACCTCCTCTACAACATCCCCGACGACCAGAAGGCCGACGCGATGGCGTGGCTGGAGTCGCGGGGCCTCACGGCCGACATCGCCGACGCCGCGGCGGCGGCCAACGCCGGCACCATCACCGCCGAGCAGGCCCTCGACACCGTCGGCAACGCCTTCGTGGACGCGTGGCAGTCGGCGGCCGGCCTGATGACCTACGGCGAGGCCGTGGCCGAGGCGATGGCCTTCCGCTCCGAGGAGGGCGCCGAGCTCCCGATGACCCAGGAGGAATGGGCCGTCTTCTCCGAGCGGGCGTCGTGGCACGAAGCCGAGGCCAAGGCCGACGAGATGGGGCTGGAGGTCCACTGGGACGGCCGTCTCGCCAAGACCCCGGAGGGCTACTACCAGATCCGCGGTGGCATCCCGTTCGCCATCGCCAAGTCGCTCGCGGTGGCTCCGTTCTGCGACATCATCTGGATGGAGACCAAGACCGCTGACCTCGAGGACGCCAGGGTGTTCGCCGAGGCAATCAAGGCCGTCTACCCGGACAAGATGATGGCGTACAACCTCTCGCCGTCGTTCAACTGGGACACCACCGGCATGACCGACGAGGAGATGCGGGACTTCCCGGCCGAGATCGGCAAGCTCGGCTTCGTCTTCAACTTCATCACCTATGGCGGCCACCAGATCGACGGCCTGGCCAGCGAGGAGTTCTCCGCGTCGCTCCAGGAGGACGGGATGCTCGCACTGGCCCGCCTCCAGCGGAAGTTCCGCCTGGTGGAGTCGCCCTACTCGACCCCGCAGACCCTGGTCGGCGGGCCTCGCCTCGACGCCGCGCTCATGGGCTCCTCCGGCCGCACGGCCACCACCAAGGCGATGGGCAAGGGCTCCACCCAGTTCCAGCACCTCGTGCAGACCGAGGTGCCGCCCCGACTGCTCGAGGAGTGGCTCACCGAATGGGTGAGCGTGCACGGGATCGACGGTCCTCTCTCGGTGCAGCTGCGACCGCACACGCCGGGCTCGGAGATCCTCGAGCTCCAGATCAACGGCGCGGACGACGAGACCTACGCCAATGTCGTGTTCTCGGTGATCCACGACCGGCGGAACCGGCCGATCCTGCTGGTGCGGGACCAGAACAACTATCGCCAGGAGATGCGCCGCAAGCGGCTGATGACCCTGATGCACCTGTTCCTGATCCATCGCTACAAGATCGCGGCGATCCACTTCCTCAGCCCCACGGCCGACAACCTCAAGCAGGCCGAGGGCATGCGGAACAACGGCATCTTCGGCAACGTCACCGACGAGGTCGGCGAGGTCATCGTCGCCGAGGTCAGCCAGGAGGACGTCGCCCCGCTGCTCGCGGAGGACCACAGCGCCCTCGCCGAGTTCATCGCCGTCTGA
- a CDS encoding alpha/beta fold hydrolase, giving the protein MDVPEIRFAEARGARLAYQTWGDGSEPVLGVPPLAQNIEHAWELPMLRSMFEQLGSFSRYAHFDKRGTGSSDRHVEVPGLDERVEDLRAVMDAVGFESAHLFGVSDGGSMAIMFAATYPERVRSLVLHGTGPSLTPADVTDEELEARRGLAAMVADLWGTPDSLVTSIFAPSMADDAEYQRWHQHYERMSADRAALRDLLDLGLDVDVRDVLPTLDVPTLVMHNTGDPLIDVSLGRELAASIPGATLIEHDINDHFNYLHPDAWIPDMERFITGRVTERPVQSAPTTARIITLGRFAVEIDGEEVAASDWGSRKARLLCMRLVAARGWPITREALFDMLWPDESDMRRLGARLSVQLSAVRRVLGGGVIADRRTVGLDLHQVSVDVEELLTADDPDAVVDAYAGEFLPAEHDQAWTAGVRDEARLRFVTAAPEAIARAITADDPDRAVSVARRVVDADPYDVAAHEQLITTLETVGLDGEARRAHAAYVAAMAELDIEVAPYPSA; this is encoded by the coding sequence GTGGACGTGCCGGAGATCCGATTCGCCGAAGCCCGTGGCGCTCGCCTCGCCTATCAGACGTGGGGCGACGGCTCCGAGCCCGTGCTCGGCGTCCCGCCGCTCGCCCAGAACATCGAGCATGCGTGGGAGCTACCGATGCTGCGGTCGATGTTCGAGCAGCTCGGCTCGTTCTCCCGCTACGCCCATTTCGACAAGCGCGGCACCGGGAGCAGTGACCGCCACGTGGAGGTGCCCGGGCTCGACGAACGGGTCGAGGACCTGCGCGCCGTCATGGACGCCGTCGGGTTCGAGAGCGCTCACCTCTTCGGGGTGTCCGACGGTGGCTCGATGGCGATCATGTTCGCGGCCACCTACCCGGAACGGGTCCGGTCGCTCGTGCTGCACGGCACCGGCCCGTCACTCACCCCGGCGGATGTGACCGACGAGGAGCTCGAGGCCCGTCGGGGTCTCGCTGCGATGGTGGCCGACCTCTGGGGCACGCCCGACTCGCTCGTCACGTCGATCTTCGCGCCGAGCATGGCCGATGACGCCGAGTACCAGCGTTGGCACCAGCACTACGAACGGATGTCCGCGGATCGGGCGGCGTTGCGGGATCTCCTCGACCTCGGGCTCGACGTGGACGTGCGCGACGTGCTGCCCACCCTCGACGTGCCGACCCTCGTGATGCACAACACCGGCGACCCGCTCATCGACGTGTCGCTCGGCCGCGAGCTCGCCGCCTCGATCCCCGGCGCGACCCTGATCGAGCACGACATCAACGACCACTTCAACTATCTGCACCCGGACGCCTGGATACCGGACATGGAACGCTTCATCACCGGTCGGGTGACGGAGCGGCCCGTGCAGTCGGCCCCGACCACCGCCCGCATCATCACTCTCGGGCGCTTCGCCGTGGAGATCGACGGCGAGGAGGTCGCGGCGTCGGACTGGGGCTCCCGCAAGGCCCGTCTTCTCTGTATGCGCCTCGTTGCCGCTCGCGGTTGGCCGATCACCCGCGAGGCGCTGTTCGACATGCTCTGGCCCGACGAGTCGGACATGCGCCGACTCGGCGCCCGCCTCTCGGTGCAGCTCTCCGCCGTTCGGCGCGTACTGGGCGGGGGAGTGATCGCCGACCGCCGCACGGTCGGGCTCGACCTCCACCAGGTGTCCGTCGACGTCGAGGAGCTTCTCACCGCCGACGACCCGGACGCCGTCGTCGACGCCTATGCCGGCGAGTTCCTTCCCGCCGAGCACGACCAGGCGTGGACCGCCGGCGTCCGTGACGAGGCGCGACTGCGGTTCGTCACCGCCGCGCCGGAGGCCATCGCCCGCGCCATCACCGCCGACGACCCGGATCGGGCCGTCAGCGTCGCCCGGCGCGTGGTCGATGCCGACCCCTACGACGTGGCCGCTCACGAGCAGTTGATCACCACGCTCGAAACCGTCGGTCTGGACGGCGAGGCTCGCCGCGCCCACGCCGCCTACGTCGCGGCCATGGCCGAACTCGACATCGAGGTTGCGCCCTACCCGAGCGCCTGA
- a CDS encoding cupin domain-containing protein has product MTLDTPQVITRDAGDHFHFLNQLAVNKVAGDDSGTMTVVEFYSPAGFAPPVHSHRYEDELVVMLDGEIDFLVGDERTTARTGELAYLPHGVPHSFVVQSDHARYLSITTARSRVPEFDAFIADMGSPAPTAELPEEAPIDGALVADVARSHDIDILGPPPA; this is encoded by the coding sequence ATGACCCTCGACACCCCCCAGGTGATCACCCGGGATGCCGGCGATCACTTCCACTTCCTGAACCAGCTCGCTGTCAACAAGGTGGCCGGCGACGACAGCGGCACCATGACCGTCGTCGAGTTCTACTCGCCCGCCGGGTTCGCCCCGCCGGTGCACTCCCACCGCTACGAGGACGAGCTCGTCGTCATGCTCGACGGCGAGATCGACTTCCTCGTCGGCGACGAACGCACCACCGCCCGCACCGGTGAGCTCGCCTACCTGCCCCACGGCGTGCCTCACTCGTTCGTCGTGCAATCCGACCATGCCCGCTATCTGTCGATCACCACGGCGCGCAGTCGGGTCCCCGAGTTCGACGCGTTCATCGCCGACATGGGTAGCCCGGCGCCCACGGCCGAGCTCCCCGAGGAGGCACCCATCGACGGCGCGCTCGTCGCCGACGTCGCCCGCAGCCACGACATCGACATCCTCGGCCCGCCGCCCGCGTGA
- a CDS encoding GNAT family N-acetyltransferase, with amino-acid sequence MDIRSAVVDDLSAMAALAEPLQRRPDRHIAYLSVDAPSITTEIADLTAWEAVSAVAHLDGELVGWLVGEIDAEIGRVWWLGPFATTADWSTVADALLSHAEAQLPGAITEQEFAVDGRFDDLVTWSETHGFHADPGSIAIALGGPVAGAAIDTRDAGPGDLDAVGALHDRLFPDTHTTGRQIVETTDPRHIRLVAEVDGAVVGYVALEEQADGSGYVDFVGVEESHRGAGIGGGLVAAGVAALRERGCGRIHLTVREANAAARALYARLGFVEEFTLVPLRKGFTLP; translated from the coding sequence ATGGACATTCGCAGCGCAGTGGTCGACGACCTGTCGGCGATGGCGGCGCTGGCCGAACCGCTCCAGCGCCGGCCGGATCGCCACATCGCGTACCTGTCCGTCGACGCCCCGAGCATCACCACCGAGATCGCCGACCTGACCGCATGGGAGGCGGTGTCGGCCGTGGCCCACCTCGACGGCGAACTGGTCGGGTGGCTGGTCGGCGAGATCGACGCGGAGATCGGTCGGGTGTGGTGGCTCGGGCCGTTCGCCACCACCGCCGACTGGTCGACCGTCGCCGATGCGCTCCTGAGCCATGCGGAGGCGCAGCTCCCGGGAGCGATCACCGAGCAGGAGTTCGCGGTCGATGGCCGGTTCGACGACCTCGTCACCTGGAGCGAAACCCACGGCTTCCACGCCGACCCCGGCTCGATCGCCATCGCCCTCGGCGGGCCGGTGGCCGGCGCCGCGATCGACACTCGCGATGCCGGGCCGGGCGACCTCGACGCCGTCGGGGCGCTGCACGACCGGCTCTTCCCCGACACCCACACCACCGGCCGCCAGATCGTCGAGACCACCGACCCGCGCCACATCCGCCTGGTCGCCGAGGTCGACGGCGCCGTGGTCGGCTATGTCGCACTCGAGGAGCAGGCGGACGGGTCCGGCTATGTCGACTTCGTCGGCGTCGAGGAGTCGCACCGTGGCGCCGGCATCGGCGGCGGCCTGGTCGCCGCCGGCGTGGCGGCGCTGCGCGAGCGCGGATGCGGGCGCATCCACCTCACCGTACGGGAGGCCAACGCGGCGGCGAGAGCGCTCTACGCCCGGCTCGGGTTCGTCGAGGAGTTCACGCTCGTCCCGCTCCGGAAGGGCTTCACCCTCCCCTGA
- a CDS encoding cytochrome P450, producing the protein MTAPAPPRPGLRDHIRLARRLLHDPAPALDELRERWGPVVRLGGGPARLAIVGSAAAIADVHALPTDHFRWGHKFNVLGFVVGDSSMIVSDGDDHRRRRGAVQPAFGRRRLNGWIPMIVEQADAVIYDLTDGDTDLYPAGRSLVFEIAVRAFFGEGLVQHIPELEARFDTSQAYLESSALRQLPHPFPFTRRARVRADRKAMDDILDGEIARLRSGSIADDRGDVLQALVADGVLSDAEIRDQVLTLIGAGFHTTAASLAWTIWLAASTPGVWDALRVEADAVLGDEDTAALSTSQLAGLELADRVVRETLRLHPAGVFSPREAAQDIEVAGHTIRKGTLVMWSPYLAGRDVDVWDEPLAFRPDRWLDPTDEQRAANDSAWVPFGRPARNCIGFAMAHMELVLILARMAQRLDVTLASDTVPPPHGMVVNRPTGGVPARITHR; encoded by the coding sequence GTGACCGCTCCCGCCCCACCCCGCCCCGGCCTGCGCGACCACATCCGTCTCGCTCGCCGCCTGCTCCACGACCCCGCGCCCGCGCTGGACGAGCTCCGCGAACGGTGGGGTCCCGTCGTGCGGCTCGGCGGCGGACCCGCTCGCTTGGCGATCGTCGGTTCGGCGGCGGCGATCGCGGACGTCCACGCCCTCCCGACCGATCACTTCCGGTGGGGACACAAGTTCAACGTGCTCGGCTTCGTCGTCGGCGACAGTTCGATGATCGTGTCCGACGGCGACGACCACCGCCGTCGGCGTGGTGCCGTGCAACCGGCGTTCGGTCGCCGTCGGTTGAACGGCTGGATCCCCATGATCGTGGAACAGGCCGATGCGGTGATCTACGACCTCACCGACGGCGACACGGACCTGTACCCGGCCGGCCGCTCCCTCGTCTTCGAGATCGCCGTGCGCGCCTTCTTCGGCGAGGGCCTGGTGCAGCACATCCCGGAGCTGGAGGCCCGCTTCGACACGTCGCAGGCCTATCTGGAGTCATCCGCCCTCCGGCAGCTTCCCCACCCGTTCCCCTTCACCCGTCGGGCCCGGGTTCGAGCCGACCGCAAGGCGATGGACGACATCCTCGACGGCGAGATCGCCCGCCTGCGCAGCGGAAGCATCGCCGACGACCGCGGCGACGTGCTCCAGGCACTGGTGGCCGATGGGGTGCTCAGTGATGCCGAGATCCGCGACCAGGTGCTGACCCTCATCGGGGCCGGGTTCCACACGACCGCCGCGTCGCTGGCGTGGACGATCTGGCTCGCCGCGTCGACGCCCGGGGTCTGGGACGCCCTGCGGGTCGAGGCCGACGCCGTCCTCGGGGACGAGGACACGGCGGCCCTCTCCACGAGCCAGCTCGCCGGACTCGAGCTCGCCGATCGCGTGGTGCGGGAGACGCTTCGACTGCATCCCGCCGGCGTGTTCTCCCCGCGCGAGGCCGCGCAGGACATCGAGGTCGCCGGCCACACGATCCGGAAGGGGACGCTCGTCATGTGGTCTCCCTATCTCGCCGGCCGCGACGTAGACGTGTGGGACGAACCGCTCGCGTTCCGACCGGACCGCTGGCTCGATCCGACCGACGAGCAGCGCGCCGCGAACGACTCGGCGTGGGTGCCGTTCGGTCGACCCGCCCGGAACTGCATCGGCTTCGCGATGGCCCACATGGAGCTGGTCCTCATCCTCGCCCGCATGGCGCAGCGGCTCGACGTCACCCTCGCGTCAGACACCGTCCCCCCGCCCCACGGGATGGTCGTGAACCGCCCGACCGGCGGCGTACCGGCGAGGATCACGCACCGCTGA